In Helianthus annuus cultivar XRQ/B chromosome 8, HanXRQr2.0-SUNRISE, whole genome shotgun sequence, a single genomic region encodes these proteins:
- the LOC110872755 gene encoding ubiquinol-cytochrome-c reductase complex assembly factor 1, translating into MMPRWSRTLGYLYRHNKSVDLYVLPCRRISRVAAVEVPPASNASAISEESLNKMFRSKPSSLALPPESPLRIEEPTYEGLRHFFLKMMLFYSKQSKSIRQANVIYRRVVSQVDKPVIYDVFKMEKTFRTNFSMLVVHMWLCLRRLKAEGKEGIELGQYVYEIYNHDLETRVSKAGVNLLLSKWMRELEKVFYGNIVAFDTAMLPEAKQDDLQNAIWKNVFAEDGSSKLDVSALPAVLAFTRYVRRECTCLSLTDKEAMFSGNFLFTPLDNPKP; encoded by the exons ATGATGCCTCGATGGAGCAGAACCCTAGGTTACCTATACCGACACAATAAATCAGTAGATTTGTATGTGTTACCGTGCAGGCGAATTTCTAGGGTTGCCGCCGTTGAAGTGCCGCCAGCTTCTAATGCTTCTGCTATATCGGAG GAAAGTCTGAATAAGATGTTTCGATCTAAGCCTTCTTCTTTAGCCTTGCCACCTGAATCCCCTTTGAGAATTGAGGAACCGACTTATGAGGGTCTCCGCCATTTTTTCCTGAAAATGATGTTGTTCTATAGCAAGCAAAGCAAGTCTATTCGGCAAGCAAATGTTATTTACCGCCGTGTTGTATCTCAAGTAGATAAACCTGTCATTTATGATG TTTTTAAAATGGAGAAAACTTTTAGAACAAATTTCTCAATGCTAGTAGTACACATGTGGCTTTGTTTGCGTCGCTTGAAAGCAGAAGGAAAGGAAGGCATTGAATTGGGGCAATACGTGTATGAAATCTACAATCATGATTTAGAGACCAGAGTTTCCAAAGCTGGG GTTAATTTGCTCTTGTCTAAATGGATGAGGGAATTGGAAAAGGTATTTTATGGGAATATTGTCGCTTTTGATACCGCAATGCTTCCGGAAGCTAAACAGGATGATTTGCAGAATGCAATATGGAA GAATGTCTTTGCTGAAGATGGTTCTTCAAAGCTAGATGTCTCTGCATTACCAGCTGTCTTG GCATTCACAAGATATGTCCGACGAGAATGTACCTGCCTGTCATTAACAG ATAAAGAAGCAATGTTCTCTGGAAACTTCCTGTTCACTCCTCTGGACAACCCAAAACCCTAG